One genomic segment of Paenibacillus sp. FSL H8-0332 includes these proteins:
- a CDS encoding ABC transporter ATP-binding protein yields the protein MPLLEVKDLHKSFKGHPSVNGISFGIEAGRCVALLGPNGAGKTTTLRMLAGLLTQSAGTITFDGSPGKDYRRQLGYLPQAPAFYNWMSGLEYIVFAARMSGMNAREAAAVSGVVLERVGLGSAARRRIGGYSGGMKQRLGLGQALVHRPRLLLLDEPVSALDPIGRREVMELLRDIREETTVIFSTHVLHDAEEICDDVVLMNQGTIAVQGTLSSLRAEYSLPVIRLTTGKEDSAIRWLEGLRHRDFIEEALISDGKAVFNVTDVELARRTLLQEAVELDIPLLQFEAGSSTLEDLFMKVVGT from the coding sequence ATGCCGCTGCTTGAGGTCAAGGATCTTCACAAGAGCTTTAAGGGGCATCCCTCGGTGAACGGCATCAGCTTTGGAATTGAAGCAGGACGCTGTGTCGCGCTGCTCGGACCCAATGGAGCCGGGAAGACTACAACGCTGCGTATGCTTGCCGGTCTTCTGACGCAGTCTGCCGGAACGATCACTTTTGACGGGTCTCCGGGGAAGGATTACCGCCGGCAACTGGGCTATCTGCCGCAAGCCCCGGCTTTCTACAACTGGATGAGCGGACTCGAATACATCGTATTTGCCGCCAGGATGAGCGGCATGAATGCACGGGAGGCTGCGGCGGTATCGGGCGTTGTGCTGGAGCGTGTGGGACTAGGCTCTGCGGCACGGCGGCGGATTGGCGGATATTCCGGGGGAATGAAGCAGCGCCTCGGGCTGGGTCAGGCCCTGGTACACCGCCCGCGTCTGCTTTTGCTGGATGAGCCTGTCTCCGCGCTTGATCCTATCGGACGCCGGGAAGTCATGGAGCTGCTTAGGGACATCCGGGAGGAGACAACCGTTATTTTCTCCACGCATGTGCTGCATGATGCGGAAGAGATATGCGATGATGTCGTATTGATGAACCAGGGGACTATAGCTGTCCAAGGAACCTTGTCCAGTCTCCGTGCAGAATACAGTCTGCCGGTAATCCGACTCACTACAGGGAAGGAAGATTCGGCTATCCGCTGGCTTGAAGGACTTAGACACAGGGATTTTATTGAAGAAGCGCTAATTTCGGATGGCAAGGCCGTGTTCAATGTCACGGATGTAGAACTCGCCCGCCGGACGCTTTTACAGGAAGCTGTGGAACTGGATATTCCGCTGCTGCAATTTGAAGCAGGCTCATCGACACTGGAGGACCTGTTCATGAAGGTGGTGGGAACATGA
- a CDS encoding ABC transporter permease subunit, whose product MKEMLENVRSYKLIWVPVVFIVLGIMQPLVSFYMADILAFSSNVPAGLMENMERPAASSVMAQALGQYGTIGMLILVLGTMNSLAGERSSGTSELLMAKPVSSISVVAAKWTANFTVLVIAIGLGTAGAAYYTVQLMGALSWGDVIAASALYALWLLCAVSLTLLFSAWLRGPAAAGLSLLLAAVMSLVHGLLPVKLNWMPAALPGMSAGVLADGGTGVSLAPIVSAVLLIIICIASASLLAGRNKLPV is encoded by the coding sequence TTGAAGGAGATGTTGGAGAATGTGCGCAGCTATAAGCTGATTTGGGTTCCCGTGGTGTTTATTGTTCTGGGAATTATGCAGCCGCTGGTCAGCTTTTATATGGCGGATATCCTGGCGTTCTCTTCCAATGTCCCGGCTGGATTGATGGAGAATATGGAGAGACCAGCTGCGTCTTCTGTAATGGCTCAGGCCTTAGGCCAGTATGGAACAATTGGGATGCTGATTCTGGTGCTGGGAACGATGAACAGTCTGGCAGGAGAGCGCAGCAGCGGCACCTCCGAACTGTTAATGGCGAAGCCGGTCTCCTCTATATCCGTTGTTGCAGCCAAATGGACCGCGAACTTCACGGTGCTGGTTATTGCCATTGGGCTGGGAACAGCGGGAGCGGCTTATTATACTGTACAGCTTATGGGGGCTTTATCCTGGGGGGATGTGATTGCAGCGTCTGCGCTGTATGCGCTGTGGCTGCTCTGTGCGGTATCGCTTACGCTGCTCTTCAGTGCCTGGCTGCGCGGACCTGCAGCTGCCGGTCTATCTCTCCTGCTGGCAGCGGTCATGAGTCTGGTCCATGGCCTGTTGCCAGTTAAGCTGAACTGGATGCCTGCTGCTCTGCCGGGAATGTCTGCCGGTGTACTTGCAGATGGAGGCACCGGAGTGAGCTTGGCACCGATTGTCTCCGCAGTGCTCCTGATTATTATTTGTATTGCCAGCGCCTCACTGCTGGCTGGAAGGAATAAATTGCCAGTCTAG